Proteins encoded in a region of the Corynebacterium genitalium ATCC 33030 genome:
- the uvrA gene encoding excinuclease ABC subunit UvrA, translated as MADKLTVRGAREHNLKGIDVELPRDKMVVFTGLSGSGKSSLAFDTIFAEGQRRYVESLSSYARMFLGQMDKPDVDYIDGLSPAVSIDQKSTNRNPRSTVGTITEIYDYLRLLYSRAGTPHCPVCDAVIDRQTPQQIVDRVMENPERTKFQVLAPIVRKRKGEFVDLFSDLSAQGYARINVDGETYQLSDPPKLEKQVKHNIDVVVDRLTVKESQKQRLTDSVETALKLADGLVGFDFVDRDEDDPNRVEIFSEKMACPNGHTLNVEEYEPRAFSFNSPFGACPACDGLGTRSEIDPDLVIPDPDAPAVDAFQPWNSSPNKGYFTKLIVALGKAEGFDPYEPLSSLSKKHRTALIDGTSTKVSVRYKNRYGRQRNFTAAFEGVKGYLNRKIEQSESEHAKEKYLAYTRDVACPTCNGARLKPEILAVRLDSKTHGEKSIAGLTELSVEDASQYLDNLVLGYREEMIAGAVLREIQARLHFLLDVGLNYLTLSRSAGTLSGGEAQRIRLATQIGSGLAGVLYVLDEPSIGLHQRDNQRLIATLQKLRDLGNTLVVVEHDEDTIRAADWLIDVGPLAGEYGGKVVYQGEPKGIEKVEESLTGAYISGRKEITVPDARRPLDKERKLRVVGARENNLDNVSVDIPLGMLVAVTGVSGSGKSTLVNQILAKTLQNRLNGARQVPGRVKKVDGLEHLDKLVQVDQSPIGRTPRSNPATYTGVFDKIRNLFAETQEAKVRGYKAGRFSFNVKGGRCEACRGDGTIKIEMNFLPDVYVPCEVCGGARYNRETLEVRYKGKNIAEVLDMPISEATDFFEPITSIHRYLQTLCDVGLGYVRLGQSATTLSGGEAQRVKLAAELQKRSNGRTIYILDEPTTGLHFEDIRKLMLVLNGLVDKGNTVLVIEHNLDVIKCADWIIDMGPEGGSGGGTVVAQGTPEKVSKVKGSFTGEFLADVLTT; from the coding sequence GTGGCCGACAAACTCACTGTGCGCGGAGCGCGCGAACACAACCTCAAAGGCATCGACGTGGAGCTGCCACGCGACAAGATGGTCGTGTTCACGGGCTTGTCGGGCTCGGGCAAGTCCTCGCTGGCGTTCGACACGATCTTCGCGGAAGGGCAGCGCCGCTACGTCGAATCGCTCAGTTCTTACGCGCGCATGTTCCTCGGCCAAATGGACAAGCCGGATGTCGACTATATCGACGGTCTGTCGCCGGCTGTGTCCATTGACCAGAAGTCGACCAACCGCAATCCGCGCTCGACGGTGGGCACGATCACGGAGATCTACGACTATCTCCGTCTGCTGTACTCGCGCGCCGGCACCCCGCACTGTCCGGTGTGCGACGCCGTCATCGACCGGCAAACTCCGCAGCAGATTGTGGACCGCGTCATGGAGAACCCGGAGCGCACGAAGTTCCAGGTGCTCGCGCCCATCGTGCGCAAGCGCAAGGGCGAGTTTGTCGACCTGTTCTCTGACCTGTCCGCACAGGGCTATGCCCGCATCAACGTCGACGGTGAGACCTACCAGCTGTCGGATCCGCCGAAGCTGGAAAAGCAGGTCAAGCACAACATAGACGTCGTCGTCGACCGTCTCACTGTGAAAGAAAGCCAGAAGCAGCGGCTCACGGACTCCGTCGAGACAGCATTGAAGCTTGCCGACGGTCTCGTCGGGTTCGATTTCGTCGACCGCGACGAGGACGACCCGAACCGCGTGGAAATCTTCTCCGAAAAGATGGCCTGCCCGAACGGGCACACGCTCAACGTGGAGGAGTACGAGCCGCGCGCGTTCTCCTTCAACTCTCCCTTCGGCGCATGCCCCGCGTGCGACGGCCTGGGCACCCGCAGCGAGATCGATCCGGACCTGGTGATTCCGGACCCAGACGCACCGGCCGTCGACGCGTTCCAGCCGTGGAACTCCTCGCCGAACAAGGGCTACTTCACCAAGCTCATCGTCGCGCTCGGCAAAGCGGAGGGGTTTGATCCGTACGAGCCGTTGTCGTCGTTAAGCAAAAAGCACCGCACGGCGCTGATCGACGGCACCTCCACGAAGGTGTCCGTCCGCTACAAGAACCGCTACGGCCGCCAACGCAACTTCACCGCCGCGTTCGAAGGCGTGAAGGGCTACTTGAACAGGAAGATCGAGCAGTCCGAGTCGGAGCACGCGAAGGAGAAGTACCTCGCCTACACCCGCGATGTCGCCTGCCCGACGTGCAACGGTGCGCGCCTCAAGCCCGAGATCTTGGCGGTTCGCCTCGACTCGAAGACGCACGGGGAGAAGTCCATTGCGGGGCTGACCGAGCTGTCCGTCGAAGACGCGTCCCAATACCTAGACAACCTCGTGCTCGGATACCGCGAGGAAATGATCGCCGGGGCTGTGCTGCGCGAGATCCAGGCGCGCCTGCACTTCCTGCTCGACGTCGGACTGAACTACCTGACGCTGTCGCGCTCTGCGGGAACGCTCTCCGGCGGTGAGGCACAGCGCATCCGTCTGGCTACTCAGATCGGTTCGGGTCTGGCTGGTGTGCTTTACGTGCTCGACGAGCCGTCGATTGGCCTGCACCAGCGCGACAACCAGCGCCTCATCGCGACGCTGCAGAAATTGCGCGACTTGGGTAACACCCTGGTTGTGGTCGAGCACGACGAAGACACCATTCGGGCCGCCGACTGGCTTATCGACGTCGGCCCCCTCGCCGGTGAATACGGCGGCAAAGTTGTGTACCAGGGCGAGCCGAAGGGCATTGAGAAGGTCGAGGAGTCCCTGACCGGTGCCTATATCTCCGGCCGCAAGGAGATCACGGTTCCGGATGCACGCCGCCCGCTGGACAAGGAGCGGAAGCTGCGCGTCGTCGGTGCCCGCGAGAACAACTTGGACAACGTGTCTGTCGACATTCCGCTGGGCATGCTCGTCGCGGTGACGGGTGTGTCCGGCTCCGGTAAGTCCACGCTGGTCAACCAGATCTTGGCGAAGACCCTGCAGAACCGCCTCAACGGTGCGCGCCAGGTGCCCGGACGTGTGAAGAAGGTCGATGGCCTCGAGCACCTGGACAAGCTCGTGCAGGTGGACCAGTCGCCGATCGGCCGCACGCCGCGCTCGAACCCGGCGACGTACACCGGTGTCTTCGATAAAATCCGCAACCTGTTCGCGGAGACACAAGAAGCGAAGGTGCGCGGTTACAAGGCGGGGCGTTTCTCCTTCAATGTCAAGGGTGGACGCTGCGAGGCTTGCCGCGGTGACGGCACGATCAAGATTGAGATGAACTTCCTGCCGGACGTCTACGTCCCCTGCGAAGTGTGCGGCGGCGCGCGCTACAACCGCGAAACGCTCGAGGTCCGCTACAAGGGCAAGAACATCGCCGAAGTTCTGGACATGCCGATCAGTGAGGCGACCGATTTCTTCGAGCCCATCACATCGATCCACCGCTACTTGCAGACGCTGTGCGATGTCGGCCTTGGCTACGTTCGACTGGGTCAGTCCGCTACGACTCTTTCCGGTGGCGAGGCCCAGCGTGTGAAACTCGCCGCGGAGCTGCAGAAGCGCTCCAACGGCCGGACGATCTACATCCTGGATGAGCCCACAACGGGCCTGCACTTCGAGGACATCCGCAAGCTCATGCTCGTGCTCAACGGCCTGGTGGACAAGGGCAACACCGTCTTGGTGATTGAGCACAACCTTGACGTGATCAAATGCGCTGACTGGATCATCGACATGGGTCCGGAGGGCGGCTCCGGCGGCGGAACCGTTGTTGCGCAAGGCACGCCGGAGAAGGTGTCCAAGGTGAAGGGGTCCTTCACGGGCGAGTTCCTCGCGGATGTGCTGACGACGTAG
- a CDS encoding MBL fold metallo-hydrolase: MDLTLHHVSVSEMDNNCYLLCSRGQGLLIDAACEPDTLLAMAESAGVEITDVLTTHRHWDHVGALEDILERTGATHWGSFLDAPALPVAPDKELHNEDTLEFAGHSFPVYILRGHTPGGAAIAAEIDGTTNLFVGDSLFPDGLGKTNGEGDFIRLFNDVKERIFDRFPDDAIVRPGHGDPTTLGEERPKLDEWWERRW; this comes from the coding sequence ATGGACCTCACCTTGCATCACGTGTCTGTTTCTGAGATGGACAACAACTGCTATCTGCTGTGCTCGCGGGGGCAGGGCTTGCTTATCGACGCCGCCTGCGAGCCCGACACCCTGCTCGCCATGGCCGAATCTGCCGGAGTGGAGATCACCGATGTGCTGACAACGCACCGGCACTGGGACCACGTCGGTGCGCTCGAAGACATCCTTGAACGCACCGGTGCGACCCATTGGGGTTCCTTCCTCGATGCCCCTGCCCTGCCGGTTGCTCCCGACAAGGAACTGCACAACGAAGACACCCTCGAGTTCGCCGGGCACTCCTTCCCCGTCTACATTCTGCGCGGCCACACTCCGGGCGGTGCCGCTATCGCGGCTGAGATCGACGGCACCACCAATCTTTTCGTCGGAGACTCCCTCTTCCCTGACGGGTTGGGCAAGACCAACGGTGAAGGCGACTTCATCCGTCTCTTCAACGACGTGAAAGAGCGCATCTTCGATCGCTTCCCCGATGACGCGATTGTCCGCCCGGGCCACGGCGACCCGACAACTCTCGGTGAGGAACGGCCGAAGCTAGACGAGTGGTGGGAGCGCCGCTGGTAG
- a CDS encoding DoxX family protein, with protein MIRKLARPMLASVYIADGVGTVTSSSEHAKGAEKVVNTIKSVLPAQYASYIPSDPETVAKINGGVKIGAGATFALGKMPRLSAGLLAGSTVCTLMARNAFWEAKNDEEKAKMRTGALTNVALLGGVLLATADTEGKPGLAWRAQDAAKRANKNIQSALPTQSETEKAMSKASEWFQNTAETVSEGAQQAASEVADYVDDNKDDWKKTASKFADKAQDAASDAADWAEGTYKDLKPNKLEQARMKRQVKGFIGDAQDKVQDLTPSELDKFKAKRKVNSVVSDLQGSLDDLGPSEWEKFKGKRKVNKAADKAQGRAQDAITNLQHAFDELDASPSWWQKRKWKKRANKAEKQAKKAVKKVQKKLG; from the coding sequence ATGATCCGCAAACTTGCTCGCCCCATGCTTGCGTCTGTGTACATCGCAGACGGCGTGGGAACGGTGACGAGCTCCTCTGAGCACGCTAAGGGCGCAGAGAAGGTCGTCAACACCATTAAGTCTGTGCTGCCGGCACAGTACGCAAGCTACATTCCCTCGGACCCGGAGACTGTGGCAAAGATCAACGGTGGTGTGAAGATCGGCGCAGGTGCCACCTTCGCTCTGGGCAAGATGCCGCGTCTCTCCGCTGGCCTGCTCGCAGGGTCCACCGTGTGCACCCTGATGGCCCGCAACGCGTTCTGGGAGGCCAAGAACGACGAGGAGAAGGCCAAGATGCGCACCGGCGCTCTGACCAACGTCGCTCTGCTTGGCGGTGTTCTGCTGGCTACTGCTGACACCGAAGGCAAGCCGGGTCTGGCATGGCGCGCACAGGACGCCGCGAAGCGTGCGAACAAGAACATCCAGTCCGCTCTGCCGACTCAGTCTGAGACCGAGAAGGCCATGAGCAAGGCCAGCGAGTGGTTCCAGAACACCGCGGAGACTGTCTCCGAGGGTGCACAGCAGGCAGCTTCCGAGGTCGCTGACTACGTCGACGACAACAAGGATGACTGGAAGAAGACCGCGTCCAAGTTCGCCGACAAGGCGCAGGATGCTGCGTCTGACGCTGCCGACTGGGCTGAGGGCACCTACAAGGACCTCAAGCCGAACAAGCTCGAGCAGGCCCGCATGAAGCGCCAGGTCAAGGGCTTCATTGGTGACGCTCAGGACAAGGTCCAGGATCTGACCCCGTCCGAGCTGGACAAGTTCAAGGCCAAGCGCAAGGTCAATTCCGTTGTGAGCGACCTGCAGGGTTCTCTCGATGACCTCGGCCCGTCCGAGTGGGAGAAGTTCAAGGGCAAGCGCAAGGTCAACAAGGCTGCTGACAAGGCGCAGGGCCGTGCGCAGGATGCCATCACGAACCTGCAGCACGCTTTCGATGAGCTGGACGCCTCCCCGAGCTGGTGGCAGAAGCGTAAGTGGAAGAAGAGGGCGAACAAGGCCGAGAAGCAGGCTAAGAAGGCTGTGAAGAAGGTGCAGAAGAAGCTCGGTTAA
- a CDS encoding HelD family protein: MTDSRIAQEQDYADALFGRLDAEVQAAQRRLEAVALDVDPDNPDADALVRRETEYHGLNAKLDDLNVAETGLVFGRIDVADDSPENPADGRENVDRRYIGRMAIDDRADDYRTLLLDWRAPMARPYYLATTAHPEGVETRRNIRMRGRSVTAVDDEVLSGWDDADTIGETSGTTSDVSSEAALRRAMNAPRTGHMQSIVETIQREQDQIIRDSTRGVLVVSGGPGTGKTAVALHRVAYLLYTWRDQLARTGVLIVGPNRTFLDYISRVLPELGETGVVLNTVDQLVPGFDPAATDSLVAREVKGSQDMATILKRAVWNYQTVPEQDELLRVDGIDLAATASMITAARTRARRSRKPHNEARPFFAEALTQLVAEALAKRIGEDPLGGSNLLSQADVDQLHDDLADDPQVAQLVDKHFPELDPVEVLAEFLSDREAIAAAAFDYDELTQDALYRADGTAFTASDTALIDELYTLVGIPTPSDEAEKAERRWRELVADAEDALDILASSANTDTDDEFEAEVLSAHDIIDAEALASRQRETDIRSTAQRAQADMTWAYGHVIVDEAQELSAMEWRMVFRRCPSRWMTLVGDTAQTSSPAGVDTWDSALEPFVGQRYRSHELTVNYRTPGDIMRVADTILRVIDPEATPAATVRESGGVSEHDSVRWLPEGTNAENVRCEFAAHGGMVAVVTADNVDEVKGLEFDHVIVDNPAAIVDASPQGWQDLYVAVTRATQTLTVIGELPVS; encoded by the coding sequence GTGACAGATTCCAGGATCGCCCAGGAACAGGACTACGCGGATGCTTTGTTCGGCAGGCTCGACGCGGAGGTTCAGGCTGCCCAGCGACGGCTTGAGGCTGTGGCGTTGGACGTGGACCCAGACAACCCGGATGCGGATGCTTTGGTTCGCCGTGAGACGGAGTATCACGGCCTGAACGCGAAACTGGATGATCTCAACGTCGCTGAAACCGGCTTGGTTTTTGGGCGGATCGACGTCGCGGATGACTCCCCGGAGAATCCCGCCGACGGCCGGGAGAACGTGGACCGCCGCTACATCGGCCGTATGGCCATCGACGACCGCGCCGATGATTACCGCACTCTTTTGCTGGACTGGCGCGCCCCGATGGCGCGGCCCTACTACTTGGCCACAACTGCCCACCCCGAAGGCGTGGAGACGCGCCGCAACATCCGTATGCGCGGCCGTTCCGTGACGGCGGTGGATGACGAAGTGCTCTCCGGCTGGGATGACGCTGACACCATTGGGGAAACGTCGGGCACGACAAGTGACGTCAGCAGCGAAGCGGCTCTGCGCCGTGCCATGAACGCACCGCGCACCGGGCACATGCAGTCGATCGTGGAAACTATCCAGCGCGAGCAGGATCAGATCATCCGGGATTCGACCCGTGGAGTCCTGGTTGTCTCTGGTGGACCGGGAACGGGCAAGACCGCGGTCGCCCTGCACCGCGTTGCCTACCTGCTGTACACGTGGCGGGACCAGCTCGCGCGCACTGGTGTCCTCATTGTCGGGCCGAATCGCACCTTCCTCGATTACATCTCCCGGGTTCTACCGGAACTGGGTGAAACCGGTGTCGTCTTGAACACCGTGGATCAGCTCGTGCCAGGATTTGACCCCGCCGCTACTGACAGTCTTGTCGCCCGCGAGGTCAAGGGGTCCCAGGACATGGCCACTATTCTCAAGCGGGCGGTGTGGAACTATCAGACAGTTCCCGAGCAAGACGAGCTGCTGCGCGTCGACGGCATTGATCTGGCCGCCACTGCGTCCATGATCACCGCTGCCCGCACACGGGCCCGTCGCTCGCGCAAACCCCACAACGAAGCGCGCCCGTTCTTCGCCGAAGCGTTGACGCAACTGGTTGCGGAGGCCCTGGCCAAGCGCATCGGTGAAGACCCCCTCGGCGGGTCTAACCTGCTGTCCCAGGCGGATGTCGATCAACTTCATGATGATCTCGCGGATGACCCGCAGGTGGCTCAGCTCGTCGATAAGCACTTCCCTGAGCTTGATCCGGTGGAGGTGCTCGCCGAGTTCCTCAGCGACCGGGAGGCAATTGCCGCCGCAGCCTTCGACTACGACGAGCTGACCCAAGACGCGCTCTACCGCGCTGACGGCACCGCATTCACGGCGTCTGACACGGCGCTTATCGACGAGCTGTACACCCTCGTCGGCATCCCCACACCCAGCGATGAGGCTGAGAAGGCCGAGCGGCGGTGGCGGGAGCTTGTCGCGGACGCTGAAGACGCACTCGACATCCTCGCATCCTCAGCAAACACCGATACCGACGACGAGTTTGAAGCTGAGGTGCTTTCCGCGCACGACATCATCGACGCTGAGGCGCTCGCCAGCCGCCAACGTGAGACGGACATCCGGTCCACCGCCCAGCGAGCACAAGCGGATATGACCTGGGCGTACGGGCACGTCATCGTCGACGAAGCCCAGGAGCTGTCCGCAATGGAGTGGCGGATGGTGTTCCGCCGCTGCCCCTCGCGGTGGATGACGCTGGTGGGTGACACTGCGCAGACCTCCTCACCGGCGGGCGTGGACACGTGGGACAGCGCGCTCGAGCCGTTCGTCGGCCAGCGCTACCGCTCCCATGAACTCACGGTGAACTACCGCACCCCTGGCGACATCATGCGCGTCGCCGACACAATCCTCCGTGTCATTGATCCAGAGGCGACGCCTGCAGCTACTGTGCGCGAATCGGGCGGCGTGAGCGAACACGACTCGGTCCGGTGGTTGCCTGAAGGCACAAACGCCGAGAACGTCAGGTGTGAATTCGCCGCCCACGGCGGGATGGTCGCGGTAGTCACCGCAGACAATGTAGATGAGGTGAAGGGGTTGGAGTTCGACCACGTCATCGTCGATAATCCAGCGGCGATCGTGGATGCCTCACCGCAAGGCTGGCAAGACCTCTACGTCGCAGTCACGCGAGCGACGCAGACTCTGACCGTGATTGGGGAACTCCCCGTTTCCTGA
- a CDS encoding universal stress protein, with amino-acid sequence MSKNYNTVVVGTDGSKSSMLAVERAAELAAAFDATLVIGCAYYESEADVSTALRQDSNTILGDETARENLAKAAEHASATGVKDVQTTVRPGTPVEALMSIVNDYSAELLVVGNRGINSLTGRLLGSVPADVARQSDCDVMIVHTVS; translated from the coding sequence ATGAGCAAGAACTACAACACCGTTGTTGTTGGCACAGACGGGTCGAAGTCCTCGATGCTGGCTGTTGAGCGTGCCGCGGAACTCGCGGCTGCGTTCGATGCCACGCTGGTCATCGGTTGCGCCTACTACGAGTCAGAAGCAGATGTTTCCACTGCGCTGCGCCAGGACTCGAACACGATTCTGGGCGATGAGACCGCACGCGAGAATCTTGCCAAGGCCGCTGAGCACGCGTCAGCTACCGGTGTGAAGGACGTGCAGACCACCGTTCGCCCGGGTACCCCGGTCGAGGCGTTGATGAGCATCGTCAACGATTACTCTGCAGAGCTGCTCGTCGTGGGTAACCGCGGCATCAACTCTCTGACCGGCCGCCTGCTCGGTTCCGTGCCGGCTGACGTCGCGCGCCAGTCTGACTGCGACGTCATGATCGTCCACACCGTTTCTTAA
- the uvrB gene encoding excinuclease ABC subunit UvrB gives MAFAAEHPVLSHSEFRPVGEVERSEKLFEVESEFEPSGDQPTAIAELDRRLRAGEPDVVLMGATGTGKSATAAWLIEQQQRPTLVMAPNKTLAAQLATELRALLPNNAVEYFVSYYDYYQPEAYIAQTDTYIEKDSSINDDVERLRHSATSALLSRRDVVVVSSVSCIYGLGTPQSYLDRSLLLRVGEEVERDRFLRLLVDVQYERNDVDFKRGTFRVKGDTVDIIPAYEEVAVRVEFFGDEVDSLYYIHPLTGDVLQQREELRIFPATHYVATEDRMEKAIEAIKLELADRLEELENRGKLLEAQRLRMRTEYDLEMIQQVGFCTGIENYSRHIDGRGPGSAPATLIDYFPEDFLTIIDESHVTVPQIGGMYEGDMSRKRNLVEFGFRLPSAVDNRPLTFDEFEDRVGQTVYMSATPGDYELEAAGGEFVEQVIRPTGLVDPKVTVKPTKGQIDDLIHEIRERTERDERVLVTTLTKRMAEDLTDYFLDNGIQVRYLHSDIDTLQRVELLRQLRLGEFDVLVGINLLREGLDLPEVSLVAILDADKEGFLRSTKSLIQTIGRAARNVSGEVIMYADDITESMQEAIDETERRRTKQIAYNKEHGIDPQPLRKKIADILDEVYERAEDDTYGDGAKRGSSGEEAMIEGRDTSSMASDEIEKLIADLTTQMTAAARELKFELAGRLRDEIADLRKELRGVKEAGI, from the coding sequence ATGGCTTTTGCTGCTGAGCACCCCGTTTTATCGCACTCCGAATTCCGCCCCGTGGGAGAAGTGGAGCGCTCCGAGAAGCTCTTCGAGGTCGAATCTGAATTCGAGCCGTCCGGCGACCAACCGACCGCGATCGCAGAGCTGGACCGTAGGCTGCGGGCGGGGGAGCCGGACGTGGTGCTCATGGGTGCCACCGGTACCGGTAAATCGGCGACGGCGGCCTGGCTCATCGAGCAACAGCAGCGGCCCACGCTCGTGATGGCGCCGAACAAGACGCTCGCCGCCCAGCTGGCCACGGAGCTGCGCGCACTGCTCCCGAACAACGCCGTCGAGTACTTCGTGTCGTACTACGACTACTACCAACCGGAGGCGTACATCGCGCAGACGGACACCTACATTGAGAAGGATTCGTCGATCAACGACGATGTCGAACGCCTCCGCCACTCTGCGACATCGGCCCTGTTGTCCCGCCGCGATGTGGTGGTGGTGTCTTCGGTGTCCTGCATCTATGGCCTGGGTACGCCGCAGTCCTACTTGGACCGTTCTTTGCTTCTTCGGGTCGGGGAAGAAGTGGAGCGCGACCGGTTCTTGCGTTTGCTTGTCGACGTCCAGTACGAACGCAACGACGTGGACTTCAAGCGCGGGACATTCCGCGTGAAAGGCGACACGGTGGACATCATCCCTGCCTACGAGGAAGTTGCCGTGCGCGTGGAGTTCTTCGGTGACGAAGTCGATTCGCTCTACTACATTCACCCGCTCACCGGTGACGTTCTGCAGCAGCGCGAGGAGCTGCGCATCTTCCCGGCAACGCACTACGTTGCCACCGAGGACCGGATGGAGAAAGCAATTGAGGCGATCAAGCTGGAACTCGCCGACCGTCTCGAAGAGCTGGAAAACCGCGGGAAACTGCTCGAAGCGCAGCGTCTGCGCATGCGTACCGAATACGATCTCGAAATGATTCAGCAGGTCGGGTTCTGCACTGGCATTGAGAACTACTCGCGGCATATTGATGGCCGTGGTCCTGGATCCGCTCCCGCCACCCTCATCGACTACTTCCCGGAAGACTTCCTCACCATCATCGACGAGTCTCACGTCACCGTGCCCCAGATCGGCGGCATGTACGAGGGCGACATGTCGCGTAAGCGCAACCTCGTCGAGTTCGGCTTCCGTCTGCCGTCCGCGGTGGACAACCGTCCGCTGACGTTCGACGAGTTCGAGGACCGTGTCGGCCAGACCGTGTACATGTCTGCGACCCCGGGCGACTACGAGCTGGAGGCCGCCGGTGGCGAGTTTGTTGAGCAGGTGATTCGCCCGACGGGCCTGGTCGACCCGAAGGTAACGGTCAAGCCCACCAAGGGCCAGATCGACGACCTGATCCACGAGATCCGCGAGCGAACTGAGAGGGATGAGCGCGTCCTGGTGACCACCTTGACCAAGCGCATGGCTGAGGATCTCACTGATTACTTCCTGGATAACGGCATCCAGGTCCGCTACCTGCACTCGGACATTGACACCTTGCAGCGTGTGGAGTTGCTGCGCCAGCTACGCCTCGGTGAGTTCGACGTGCTCGTGGGCATCAACCTGCTCCGCGAGGGCCTCGACCTGCCGGAGGTCTCTCTCGTGGCAATTCTTGACGCCGACAAAGAAGGCTTCCTGCGTTCGACGAAGTCGCTCATTCAGACGATTGGCCGCGCAGCCCGCAATGTCTCCGGCGAGGTCATCATGTACGCCGATGACATCACTGAGTCAATGCAGGAAGCCATCGACGAGACGGAGCGACGCCGCACCAAGCAGATCGCGTACAACAAAGAGCACGGCATCGATCCGCAACCGCTGCGCAAGAAGATTGCCGACATCCTCGACGAGGTTTACGAGCGCGCCGAGGACGATACGTATGGCGACGGTGCAAAGCGCGGCAGCAGCGGGGAAGAGGCGATGATCGAAGGCCGTGACACATCGTCGATGGCTTCGGACGAGATTGAGAAGCTCATCGCGGACCTGACAACGCAGATGACCGCAGCTGCTCGGGAGCTGAAATTCGAGCTCGCTGGCCGCCTGCGCGATGAGATTGCGGACTTGCGCAAGGAGCTACGCGGGGTCAAAGAAGCCGGTATATAG
- a CDS encoding TetR family transcriptional regulator C-terminal domain-containing protein, translating to MAQTHPNTAARAAITAAGLRHADVATHLGIDASKLSKSLSGVRRFSATELQRLAEITGVTVDSLRPLSTTATGHAPAARPREADWAARRRAIAAAAWPLFTSNGYEAVKVADIAREAGMSSSAVHYYFHSKNDIFLATLDLCSEQAAGRREAVTSISDPARRLVRFAHVQLDGSAEATREWTTWAQFWASSPIFADAKEATAVAYSRWDQQLRAIVLEGMASGQFTASAPEDMMSAVTATIDGLGVQMLIGALSATDAADAVTAYLNTWMTADAVFVKENT from the coding sequence ATGGCCCAGACACATCCGAACACTGCAGCTCGCGCCGCGATCACCGCGGCGGGTTTGAGGCACGCGGATGTGGCCACCCATTTGGGGATCGACGCCAGCAAACTGTCCAAGTCGCTCTCAGGCGTACGGCGCTTCAGCGCCACCGAGCTGCAGCGTTTGGCGGAGATCACCGGCGTCACCGTGGACAGTCTGAGGCCGCTGTCCACAACGGCCACCGGCCACGCACCGGCCGCCCGCCCGCGCGAAGCAGATTGGGCCGCCCGGCGCCGCGCAATCGCCGCGGCCGCATGGCCGCTGTTCACGTCGAACGGCTACGAGGCGGTCAAGGTGGCCGACATCGCCCGGGAAGCAGGAATGTCCAGCTCAGCTGTCCACTACTACTTCCACTCGAAAAACGACATCTTCCTCGCCACTCTCGACTTGTGTTCGGAGCAGGCGGCGGGAAGACGGGAGGCGGTGACGTCGATAAGCGATCCTGCACGACGTTTGGTGCGCTTTGCGCACGTGCAGCTCGACGGTTCCGCGGAAGCCACCCGGGAGTGGACGACGTGGGCTCAATTCTGGGCGTCGTCGCCGATATTCGCGGATGCGAAGGAGGCGACTGCCGTGGCGTACAGCCGCTGGGACCAGCAGCTGCGCGCCATCGTGCTCGAAGGGATGGCCTCCGGCCAATTCACCGCCTCCGCACCCGAGGACATGATGAGCGCTGTCACGGCGACGATCGACGGTCTCGGTGTGCAAATGCTCATCGGCGCACTGTCGGCAACGGACGCGGCGGACGCTGTGACGGCATATCTGAATACGTGGATGACAGCGGACGCTGTCTTCGTGAAGGAGAACACATAA